From Caldicellulosiruptor hydrothermalis 108, a single genomic window includes:
- a CDS encoding ISNCY family transposase, which yields MSNFIKTQKQKFLKILMTIEKVIKALGLKIKSSRRGRPKKFKLSHIIACFVYKVKNKINSFRELEYKINENEEFKKAIGIEKSPDHSYFSKWAKVIEEGYIEGIARILVREIVPQTKVCAIDSTPLRSSRGDKEAEVGVCVSLGFYNGYKLHVLATVEDEVIPIVWWLTRANIHDSKVVELLYEAKIFGPEVILADAGYNCAKWFEVADRLEIKFVAAVNKRNSKDFSNVKNILRVKNMEFLRSEEGQRLYKQRTKIERLFGKLKGEYNLEQIRLRGFRTYKRHVDWIMITYLIEVYIQKIENCKFSFKYTWNNL from the coding sequence ATGTCTAATTTTATTAAAACACAAAAACAAAAATTTTTAAAGATACTTATGACAATTGAGAAAGTAATAAAAGCCCTGGGATTAAAGATAAAGAGCAGCAGGAGAGGAAGACCGAAGAAATTTAAGCTAAGCCATATAATAGCTTGTTTTGTTTACAAAGTCAAAAACAAGATAAACAGCTTCAGGGAATTAGAATACAAGATAAATGAAAATGAAGAATTTAAAAAGGCTATAGGGATAGAGAAGAGCCCTGATCATTCATATTTTTCGAAATGGGCAAAGGTAATTGAAGAAGGGTATATAGAAGGGATAGCAAGAATTTTAGTGAGAGAAATAGTTCCGCAGACAAAAGTTTGTGCTATAGATTCCACACCTTTGAGAAGCTCGAGGGGTGACAAAGAGGCAGAAGTAGGAGTATGTGTTAGTTTAGGTTTTTACAATGGGTATAAATTACATGTGTTGGCAACAGTTGAAGATGAGGTTATACCTATAGTATGGTGGTTGACACGTGCAAATATCCATGACAGTAAAGTAGTAGAACTTTTGTATGAAGCTAAGATATTTGGACCTGAAGTAATATTAGCGGATGCAGGTTATAATTGTGCGAAGTGGTTTGAGGTGGCAGATAGACTTGAGATAAAGTTTGTAGCGGCGGTAAATAAGAGAAATAGTAAGGATTTTAGTAATGTAAAAAATATTTTGAGGGTAAAAAATATGGAATTTTTAAGAAGTGAGGAAGGACAAAGGTTATATAAGCAAAGGACAAAAATTGAAAGATTATTTGGGAAGTTAAAAGGAGAATACAATTTAGAACAAATAAGGTTAAGAGGTTTTAGAACATATAAGAGGCATGTGGACTGGATAATGATTACTTATTTGATAGAGGTCTATATTCAAAAAATTGAAAACTGTAAATTTTCTTTTAAATACACGTGGAATAATTTATAG
- a CDS encoding GldG family protein has protein sequence MVKLDLKSIKSSFKTRKFKYGGYATMLTASVIAILIVLNLLVGQIPAKLDLTHNRLYSLSKPTVDLLKNLKKDVTIYALFPTGNENPVISEFIQKYAEKSSHVKIKYIDPYKNPGFVKKYDTSGSGIDEGSLIVESGSKFRVINRYDMVDYSYDEQTGESNVTGLTIEQKLTPAILYVTSDKSPVLYELKGHGEDTLVGLGVSSEIEAANFEIKDLNLLTEKSVPQDVSAVVVISPKTDISDIELKKLKDYINSGGRVLFLMDLLKDELKNFNSLFESLGVRLEHGVVMEGDNNYNAGNPVWILPKLESHDIVNPIDLNNMYMLLPSAQPIVETKFKKRTITIEKLLTTTSNSWLRKDLNSTSLSKEKGDESGPFTLAVAITDKADALNTKLRPRDAKVVIVGNATFLNAQFSKSVPGNLNFVINSLNWLQDKKDNLQIQPKDLTTFRLNLSTTQAMVWAAITVVGIPVVILILGLTIWLRRRHL, from the coding sequence ATGGTGAAGCTCGATTTAAAGAGTATAAAAAGCTCATTTAAGACAAGAAAGTTCAAATATGGCGGATACGCTACTATGCTGACAGCCTCTGTAATCGCTATTCTGATAGTTCTAAACCTTTTGGTTGGTCAAATTCCAGCAAAGCTTGACCTTACACACAACAGACTATACTCACTTTCAAAACCCACGGTTGACCTTTTGAAAAATCTAAAAAAAGACGTTACAATTTATGCTCTTTTCCCGACCGGAAATGAAAACCCTGTAATATCTGAGTTTATCCAGAAATATGCTGAAAAATCCTCTCATGTAAAAATTAAATACATAGACCCTTATAAAAACCCAGGGTTTGTTAAAAAATATGACACAAGCGGTTCAGGAATTGATGAGGGGTCACTCATTGTCGAAAGCGGTAGCAAGTTCAGAGTAATAAACAGATATGACATGGTTGATTATTCATATGATGAGCAGACAGGCGAATCAAACGTAACAGGTCTTACAATTGAACAAAAACTAACACCTGCCATTTTGTATGTTACATCTGACAAAAGCCCTGTTTTGTACGAACTAAAAGGTCACGGAGAGGACACGCTTGTTGGGCTTGGCGTTTCAAGCGAGATTGAAGCTGCAAACTTTGAAATAAAGGATTTAAATCTTCTTACTGAAAAAAGTGTTCCGCAGGATGTATCGGCTGTTGTAGTTATCTCACCTAAGACTGATATATCTGACATAGAGTTAAAGAAACTAAAAGATTATATAAACAGTGGTGGAAGAGTTCTATTTTTGATGGACCTTCTCAAAGATGAACTCAAAAACTTTAACAGCCTTTTTGAAAGCTTAGGAGTAAGGCTTGAACATGGTGTTGTTATGGAAGGAGATAACAACTACAATGCAGGCAATCCTGTATGGATTTTACCAAAGCTTGAATCACATGATATCGTAAACCCAATAGATTTAAACAATATGTATATGCTCTTACCAAGTGCTCAGCCAATTGTTGAGACAAAATTTAAGAAAAGAACAATTACTATTGAAAAACTTCTTACAACAACATCAAATTCATGGCTCAGAAAGGACTTAAACTCAACATCACTTAGCAAAGAAAAAGGCGATGAGAGCGGACCGTTTACTTTAGCTGTTGCAATCACCGACAAGGCAGATGCTCTCAATACAAAATTAAGACCAAGAGACGCAAAGGTTGTAATAGTTGGCAATGCAACATTTTTAAATGCTCAGTTTTCAAAAAGCGTTCCTGGAAACCTGAACTTTGTGATAAATAGCCTTAACTGGCTGCAGGACAAAAAAGACAATCTGCAGATCCAGCCAAAAGACCTCACAACCTTTAGGCTCAATCTTAGTACAACACAGGCTATGGTCTGGGCAGCAATCACTGTTGTTGGAATACCTGTTGTTATCTTGATATTAGGTCTTACTATCTGGCTGAGGAGGAGACATCTATGA
- a CDS encoding ABC transporter ATP-binding protein: protein MIKVEHLTKKYGQHYAIHDISFEVQKGEIVGFLGPNGAGKSTTMNIITGYLSPTEGTAYVDGFDILEEPEEVKKRIGYLPENPPLYMDMTVQEYLDFVSDIKKVDKKEKKRSMDKIMETVGIAHVRNRLIKNLSKGYKQRVGLAQALIGNPPVLILDEPTIGLDPKQIIEIRSVIKSLRSEHTIILSSHILPEVSAVCERVLIINKGKIVASDTPENLSKRLTHGSKLQLRVLGQRQKVYGILEKVPGVKYIEFIGPKEPNTVEIIVEAENDIDIRADIFYALSEAKLPILMMRAVDLTLEEIFLQLTTEEKEAEAV from the coding sequence TTGATAAAGGTTGAACACTTAACCAAAAAGTATGGCCAGCACTATGCAATTCACGACATTTCATTTGAAGTGCAAAAGGGGGAAATTGTTGGTTTTCTAGGTCCAAACGGTGCTGGAAAGTCTACCACCATGAATATCATAACAGGGTATTTATCACCCACAGAAGGAACAGCCTACGTTGACGGATTCGACATCTTAGAAGAGCCCGAAGAAGTGAAAAAAAGAATAGGATATCTTCCTGAAAACCCACCGCTTTATATGGACATGACTGTGCAAGAATATCTTGACTTTGTGAGCGATATCAAAAAGGTGGATAAAAAAGAGAAAAAAAGAAGCATGGATAAGATAATGGAAACTGTTGGCATTGCCCACGTGAGAAACAGGCTCATAAAAAATCTTTCAAAAGGTTATAAGCAAAGAGTTGGACTTGCCCAGGCTTTAATTGGCAACCCTCCTGTTTTGATTTTGGACGAGCCAACAATCGGACTTGACCCAAAGCAGATAATTGAGATTAGGTCTGTGATAAAGTCTCTAAGAAGTGAGCACACAATAATCTTAAGCTCTCACATTCTGCCAGAGGTCAGTGCTGTTTGTGAAAGAGTTCTGATAATCAACAAAGGCAAGATAGTTGCAAGTGACACGCCTGAAAATCTATCTAAAAGACTTACCCACGGAAGCAAACTTCAGCTAAGAGTATTGGGTCAAAGACAAAAGGTTTATGGAATACTTGAAAAGGTACCGGGTGTAAAATACATAGAATTCATTGGACCAAAAGAACCAAACACTGTTGAGATTATTGTTGAAGCAGAAAACGATATAGATATAAGGGCAGATATATTTTATGCGCTGAGTGAGGCAAAACTACCTATTCTGATGATGAGAGCGGTTGACCTGACGCTTGAGGAGATATTCCTGCAGCTTACAACCGAGGAGAAGGAGGCTGAAGCTGTATGA
- a CDS encoding cache domain-containing sensor histidine kinase, with the protein MIRKNGVYKSKIFKKNFVQIVIVPIVIIAILGLFSCIIIEQYVKNEINKNLETVLIQSKNNVELMLGEIDYLYMVFGINKDVTLQIKRILNSLYFSLEDIWQLNMFKNVLNSISYTKPFIHSIYVYFENPEGNFIVTPDGITNFQYFYDKRWFDQYKKCKELMWVERRKIQPYNFTEESIDVLTIYKKIKSAYSDVDEGVIVLNLYYDQVKKSLSLQSSIPEHAMYILDQNGNVLVSNESESSNVSSLVLLKKGTDNYLTKRLESKKYNLTFVSVVSKDYLYSIPIRLFKVTLELLLIFIVIAFAASYYIAKINYRNIKKIIDTINSATEGKPPKETKITSNDEYGYIMYNVIKNFIEKHYLVARLQALELLALQAQINPHFLFNTLEHIYLKTLALTGTPNEITRMIENLSAILKYSLSNPKSTIFLRDEIKATKAYIELVKARYKEKFDVFWDYSEDVLDVKVMKLLFQPLIENSIYHGIKPCEKRCGIKIRIKKLKNDFEHIAIWVVDNGIGMSKEKLEEVQGRLSQDFDFSEHIGLLNTNERLKLIYGNNFKLKVWSKLGLGTVVKIILPIDFEYRKENG; encoded by the coding sequence ATGATAAGAAAAAATGGAGTTTATAAAAGCAAGATTTTTAAAAAGAATTTTGTACAGATAGTTATTGTTCCTATTGTGATAATAGCTATTCTTGGGCTTTTTTCGTGCATCATTATAGAACAATACGTCAAAAATGAGATAAACAAAAATTTGGAGACAGTGCTAATACAAAGTAAAAACAATGTCGAGCTTATGCTGGGGGAGATAGACTATCTTTATATGGTATTTGGAATAAACAAAGATGTCACCCTTCAGATAAAAAGAATTTTGAATTCATTGTATTTTTCTTTAGAAGATATCTGGCAACTTAACATGTTCAAAAATGTTTTAAATTCGATATCTTATACAAAGCCGTTTATACATTCAATCTATGTTTATTTCGAAAATCCTGAAGGGAATTTTATAGTTACCCCAGACGGAATAACCAATTTTCAGTATTTTTACGACAAGCGCTGGTTTGACCAGTATAAAAAATGCAAAGAGTTAATGTGGGTAGAAAGAAGAAAAATTCAGCCTTACAACTTTACTGAAGAGTCAATTGATGTTTTGACAATATACAAGAAGATAAAATCCGCATATTCTGATGTGGATGAGGGTGTCATTGTTCTTAATTTGTATTACGACCAGGTAAAAAAGTCATTGAGTCTTCAAAGTTCAATCCCTGAGCATGCAATGTACATATTGGACCAAAATGGAAATGTTCTGGTATCAAATGAATCGGAGAGCTCTAATGTCTCAAGTTTAGTCCTACTGAAAAAAGGAACAGACAACTATCTCACAAAAAGATTAGAGTCAAAAAAATACAACTTGACCTTTGTTTCAGTGGTTTCCAAAGATTATCTTTACAGCATTCCTATCAGGCTTTTCAAGGTGACACTGGAGCTACTTCTAATTTTTATAGTTATCGCTTTTGCTGCCTCATATTACATTGCTAAAATAAATTATAGAAACATTAAAAAGATTATAGATACAATAAATTCAGCAACAGAAGGAAAACCACCAAAAGAGACTAAAATTACTTCAAATGATGAGTATGGATATATCATGTATAATGTAATAAAGAACTTCATTGAAAAGCATTATTTAGTAGCACGACTTCAAGCTTTAGAGCTTTTAGCTCTGCAGGCCCAGATTAATCCTCATTTTTTGTTTAATACCCTTGAGCACATATATCTTAAAACTTTGGCTCTAACAGGCACTCCAAATGAAATTACAAGAATGATAGAAAACCTTTCGGCAATACTCAAGTATTCTCTGAGCAATCCAAAAAGCACTATATTTTTAAGAGATGAAATTAAAGCTACAAAAGCTTATATTGAGCTTGTCAAAGCAAGATATAAAGAAAAGTTTGATGTATTTTGGGACTATAGTGAAGATGTACTTGATGTAAAAGTGATGAAACTTTTATTCCAGCCATTAATTGAAAATTCAATCTATCACGGGATAAAACCTTGCGAAAAGAGATGTGGAATAAAGATTAGAATTAAGAAACTTAAAAATGATTTTGAACACATTGCCATTTGGGTGGTTGACAATGGAATTGGGATGAGCAAGGAAAAGTTAGAAGAGGTGCAAGGCAGGCTTTCACAGGATTTTGACTTTTCAGAGCATATTGGACTTTTAAACACCAATGAAAGGTTAAAACTCATCTATGGCAATAACTTTAAACTCAAGGTTTGGAGCAAGCTGGGTTTGGGGACAGTTGTTAAAATAATTCTTCCTATTGATTTTGAATACCGAAAGGAGAATGGGTAG
- a CDS encoding ABC transporter permease gives MSAVLKKELKIYFSTPTGYIFMGFFLLISGFFFAVSNLFPASPNYTSVLGNITFIFLVVVPVLTMRLLSEEARTKTDQLLLTSPLKLTEIVLGKYLAAVTVFVITIAVTILYPIILSFYGDIPVAETLGAYIGFFLLGCSFISIGLFISSLTDNQFIAAVVTFSALLLTWVIDWLESALPTDRVAGFVFVLILVGLVCAWIYLTIRNIIISVSAAIIGAGSFVAVYILKPEFYDNAIVRFFKWFSLLSRYQKFTNGLLDLSSIVYYLSFIFVFIFLTIRVLEKRRWS, from the coding sequence ATGAGCGCAGTTTTGAAAAAAGAGCTAAAAATATATTTTTCAACACCAACAGGTTATATATTCATGGGATTTTTCCTTTTGATTTCAGGATTTTTCTTTGCAGTGTCAAACCTGTTTCCAGCAAGCCCGAACTATACATCAGTGCTTGGTAACATAACGTTTATATTCTTAGTTGTTGTGCCAGTGTTGACAATGAGACTTTTGAGTGAAGAAGCAAGAACAAAGACAGACCAGCTCCTTTTAACATCACCGTTGAAACTTACTGAAATTGTACTTGGCAAGTATTTGGCTGCTGTTACTGTTTTTGTTATCACCATTGCTGTTACCATATTGTACCCCATAATACTTTCTTTTTACGGTGACATTCCTGTTGCAGAAACCTTGGGTGCATATATAGGATTTTTCCTTCTTGGCTGTTCATTTATCTCAATAGGTCTTTTTATATCATCACTGACAGACAACCAGTTCATTGCAGCTGTTGTGACATTTTCTGCTTTGCTTTTGACATGGGTTATAGATTGGCTGGAAAGTGCTCTTCCAACAGATAGAGTTGCAGGATTTGTATTTGTTCTAATCCTTGTAGGTCTGGTTTGCGCGTGGATTTACCTCACTATAAGAAATATAATCATTAGTGTATCAGCAGCAATTATAGGAGCAGGGTCATTTGTTGCAGTATACATCTTAAAACCAGAGTTTTACGACAATGCTATAGTTAGATTTTTCAAATGGTTTTCGCTTTTAAGTAGATATCAAAAATTCACAAACGGACTTCTGGATTTGTCATCAATAGTCTACTATCTATCTTTTATATTTGTTTTCATATTCCTCACAATAAGAGTACTTGAGAAAAGAAGATGGAGCTAA
- a CDS encoding glycoside hydrolase family 43 protein, whose amino-acid sequence MLKRQDIYIRDPFIMPVKEKRVYYMFGTTDKNCWGDEKATGFDYYVTSDLENFKGPYPAFRPPQNFWADRNFWAPEVHFYNGKYYMFATFCSPEGKRGTAILVSDTVEGPYVEHSIGPVTPKDWMCLDGTLYIDEDSNPWLVFCREWVEVYDGQILAARLSDDLRRIIDEPILLFTASSAPWTASIRVKDGRECFVTDGPFLFRTPNGALLMLWSSFDRERRYCVGVAKSLSGNIIGPWQHKPEPIFSDDGGHGMLFRTFEGDLMLSIHTPNSRGNERPLFIRLNEDDWENL is encoded by the coding sequence ATGCTAAAAAGACAGGATATTTATATCCGCGACCCTTTCATTATGCCTGTGAAAGAAAAAAGAGTATACTACATGTTTGGTACAACTGATAAAAACTGCTGGGGCGATGAAAAAGCAACAGGTTTTGATTATTATGTGACATCTGACCTTGAAAATTTTAAAGGACCGTATCCAGCATTTAGACCCCCTCAGAATTTTTGGGCAGACAGAAATTTCTGGGCACCAGAGGTGCATTTTTATAACGGCAAGTATTATATGTTTGCAACTTTTTGTTCACCAGAAGGAAAAAGGGGAACTGCGATTCTTGTTTCAGATACTGTAGAAGGACCATATGTTGAACATAGTATTGGACCTGTTACACCAAAGGATTGGATGTGCCTTGATGGAACACTTTACATAGATGAAGATTCAAATCCCTGGCTTGTATTTTGCCGTGAATGGGTTGAGGTTTATGATGGTCAGATTTTAGCAGCAAGACTTTCAGATGATTTGAGAAGGATAATTGATGAGCCCATTTTACTCTTTACAGCCTCCAGCGCACCATGGACAGCAAGTATAAGAGTTAAAGATGGCAGAGAATGTTTTGTGACAGATGGTCCGTTTTTATTCAGAACCCCAAACGGCGCTCTTTTGATGCTATGGTCAAGCTTTGACAGAGAAAGAAGGTACTGTGTTGGAGTTGCAAAATCACTGTCAGGCAATATTATAGGTCCATGGCAGCACAAACCCGAGCCAATTTTTTCTGATGACGGTGGTCATGGCATGCTTTTTAGAACCTTTGAAGGTGATCTTATGCTTTCAATCCACACTCCAAATTCAAGGGGCAATGAAAGGCCTTTGTTTATAAGGTTGAATGAAGATGATTGGGAGAATTTATAA
- a CDS encoding carbohydrate ABC transporter permease produces the protein MYSQSKKAKNTISLFITYAFLILFGLFMIYPLLWVVSAAFKSNDEIFKSLSLIPQKIVTDSFIKGWQGTGQYTFGRFFANNFILVVPVVFFTIISSTLVAYGFARFNFPLKRLFFVILISTLMLPDSVNLIPRYILFNAFGWVDSYKPFIIPSMFASTPFFVFMMIQFMRGLPREIEEAAIIDGCNSFQILLRVTGPLCKTAMISMGIFQFIWTWNDFLGPLIYINSVEKYTIALGLRMCVDSAAAIAWNQIMAMTVIAMLPCIIIFFAAQKYFVEGIATSGIKG, from the coding sequence ATGTACTCCCAGAGCAAAAAAGCAAAAAATACAATTTCGCTTTTTATAACTTATGCATTTTTGATTCTATTTGGACTGTTTATGATTTATCCACTTTTGTGGGTTGTATCTGCGGCATTTAAATCAAATGATGAGATATTCAAATCGCTGTCTTTAATTCCACAGAAAATTGTTACAGACTCATTTATAAAAGGATGGCAGGGGACAGGGCAATATACCTTTGGCAGATTTTTTGCAAATAACTTCATACTTGTTGTCCCGGTTGTATTTTTTACAATAATATCCTCTACTCTTGTCGCATATGGTTTTGCAAGGTTTAATTTTCCACTGAAAAGATTATTTTTTGTGATACTAATTTCAACATTAATGCTGCCAGACTCTGTAAACCTGATTCCAAGATATATTCTTTTCAATGCATTTGGATGGGTAGATAGTTACAAACCCTTTATAATTCCATCCATGTTTGCATCAACTCCATTTTTTGTGTTTATGATGATACAGTTTATGAGAGGGCTCCCACGCGAGATAGAAGAAGCAGCTATAATTGATGGCTGCAACTCTTTTCAGATTCTTTTGCGCGTAACAGGACCTCTTTGTAAAACAGCAATGATTTCAATGGGAATTTTCCAATTTATCTGGACTTGGAACGACTTTTTAGGACCGCTCATCTATATCAACAGCGTTGAAAAATACACAATTGCTCTTGGACTTAGAATGTGTGTTGACAGTGCCGCTGCAATTGCTTGGAACCAAATCATGGCTATGACTGTAATAGCAATGCTGCCGTGTATTATCATCTTCTTTGCTGCTCAAAAATACTTTGTTGAAGGAATTGCAACAAGCGGAATAAAAGGTTAA
- a CDS encoding DUF4340 domain-containing protein: protein MRKKKNRLFTIVSVLLVLVLIIGAYFYVSYVNKKKQEAEEKKSSSASVTVTNFDRNKITKIDIKHDDIHLVLEKVKDKWIVNGINNPLYFDQDKIDDIAFSCAQMTAEKIADNNPKDLKKYGLDNPKSIVEATFSDGKKVTFYLGSETPITSTYYLMKKGDPKVYVVWTNHAENFTIKPQKLLSVKIPEIDTQNITYVKLVRKGQPTIEIKKVDEKNKEDNEWKYYVRLWNLVQPYSQPVGVASDKFSEFIENVPNFSPEDIVGEDVYNPKYGLQSPRIELIVKDNKNTLHLFVGNNADDSTVYCRMADSKVVFTMSTYKTDFMNTIKPFDLIEKFAYIVNIDYVDKIEIFTKEKKHTLILDKKLIKKATSEEESDEYKYNFQADGRKIDEDTFKKFYQEIIGLLIDGENDKKPTGTPEVTMKFYLVNRKVDVMEYIPYNDDFYMVVRNGKSDFVIAKEQVQKMLKDLEDLVAGKYKPPEN from the coding sequence ATGAGAAAGAAGAAAAATAGGCTTTTCACAATTGTATCGGTACTTTTAGTTTTGGTGCTTATAATTGGCGCGTACTTTTATGTAAGCTATGTGAACAAGAAAAAACAAGAGGCTGAAGAAAAAAAGTCCTCTTCAGCCTCTGTTACTGTAACAAATTTTGATAGAAATAAGATTACAAAGATAGATATCAAGCATGACGACATTCATCTTGTCCTTGAAAAGGTAAAAGACAAGTGGATTGTAAATGGGATCAACAACCCTCTTTATTTTGACCAGGACAAGATCGACGATATAGCATTTTCGTGCGCTCAAATGACAGCCGAAAAAATAGCTGATAACAACCCAAAAGACCTCAAAAAATACGGACTTGACAATCCAAAATCAATTGTTGAGGCAACTTTCAGCGACGGAAAAAAAGTTACATTTTATCTTGGGTCTGAAACGCCAATAACTTCCACTTATTACCTGATGAAAAAAGGCGACCCAAAAGTTTATGTTGTGTGGACAAACCACGCAGAAAACTTTACCATAAAACCTCAGAAGCTTTTGAGTGTCAAAATACCAGAAATAGATACGCAAAATATTACCTATGTCAAACTTGTCAGAAAAGGTCAGCCTACAATTGAAATAAAGAAAGTAGACGAAAAGAACAAAGAAGATAATGAATGGAAATACTATGTAAGGCTTTGGAACTTGGTTCAGCCATACAGCCAACCAGTTGGAGTTGCAAGCGACAAGTTCTCAGAGTTTATTGAAAATGTTCCAAATTTCAGTCCTGAAGATATAGTTGGTGAAGATGTATACAATCCTAAGTATGGATTGCAGTCACCAAGGATAGAGCTTATTGTAAAGGACAACAAAAACACTTTGCATCTTTTTGTGGGCAACAATGCAGATGACTCAACTGTTTACTGCAGAATGGCTGACTCGAAAGTTGTATTTACAATGTCAACTTACAAAACAGATTTCATGAATACCATAAAGCCTTTTGACCTCATAGAAAAGTTTGCTTATATTGTAAACATCGATTATGTTGACAAGATTGAAATCTTTACTAAAGAGAAGAAACATACACTTATACTTGACAAAAAGCTCATCAAAAAAGCTACAAGCGAAGAAGAATCTGATGAGTACAAATACAACTTCCAGGCTGACGGAAGAAAAATTGATGAAGACACATTCAAAAAATTCTATCAGGAAATCATTGGCCTTCTAATTGACGGTGAAAACGACAAAAAGCCAACAGGCACACCCGAGGTTACCATGAAGTTCTATCTTGTCAACAGAAAGGTTGATGTGATGGAGTACATCCCTTACAACGACGATTTTTACATGGTTGTTCGAAATGGAAAGTCTGATTTTGTGATTGCAAAAGAACAGGTTCAAAAGATGTTGAAAGACTTAGAAGACTTGGTTGCAGGCAAATATAAACCTCCAGAGAACTAA
- a CDS encoding response regulator transcription factor — MSYKMIIVEDESEIREGLFTCFPWDKLDFEIVGLFENGKQALDYILQNKVDVVFCDVKMPVMSGIDLARVLFLNNIPVKIVFISGYQDFEFAQKAMKYGVRYYITKPATYDEVIEIFGLIKKELDLQSKNPQTHSEEVKKQDLISIDNPENVIETVKEYIKRNYKEATLEDAAKLVYMNPYYLSRLFKCKTGKNFSDYLIEVRMRKALQLMKIPMYKLHEIGEMVGYKNPKNFTRAFKKYFGKSPSEFVQER, encoded by the coding sequence ATGTCTTACAAAATGATTATTGTTGAAGATGAAAGCGAAATAAGGGAGGGACTTTTTACCTGCTTTCCATGGGATAAGCTTGACTTTGAAATTGTTGGCCTGTTTGAAAATGGAAAGCAGGCTTTAGATTATATTTTGCAAAATAAGGTTGATGTTGTTTTTTGTGATGTAAAAATGCCTGTGATGAGTGGAATTGACCTTGCAAGGGTTTTGTTTTTAAATAACATCCCTGTAAAAATAGTTTTTATCAGTGGTTATCAGGACTTTGAATTTGCTCAAAAAGCCATGAAATATGGTGTGAGGTACTACATAACAAAACCAGCAACATATGATGAGGTAATAGAGATATTTGGACTAATAAAAAAAGAGCTTGACCTGCAGTCGAAAAATCCGCAAACTCACAGTGAAGAGGTAAAAAAACAAGATTTAATTTCTATTGACAATCCTGAAAATGTGATTGAAACTGTGAAAGAGTATATAAAAAGAAACTATAAAGAGGCTACACTTGAAGATGCTGCAAAGCTTGTCTATATGAACCCTTACTATCTCAGTCGCCTTTTTAAATGCAAAACTGGTAAGAACTTTTCTGATTATCTGATAGAAGTCAGGATGAGAAAAGCTCTTCAGCTTATGAAAATTCCTATGTACAAGCTTCATGAGATAGGTGAAATGGTTGGTTACAAGAATCCAAAGAACTTTACCAGAGCTTTTAAGAAATATTTTGGCAAGTCTCCTTCAGAGTTTGTTCAGGAGAGATAA
- a CDS encoding sugar-binding domain-containing protein gives MLDKNYYQNPKIQHINMEEPRSSFIPFDNPQKALENEWELSNHFRLLNGKWYFKLFENPCMVTEDIILTDTNNCNFDQIIVPSNFQMFGYDIPIYTNTRYPIPVDPPFVPDINPTGVYKREFYISQQDLDKEIFVVFEGVDSAFYVYINQVVE, from the coding sequence ATGCTTGACAAAAATTACTATCAAAATCCCAAAATCCAGCACATAAATATGGAAGAGCCAAGAAGTTCTTTTATACCTTTTGACAATCCTCAAAAAGCTTTAGAAAACGAATGGGAGCTTTCAAATCATTTCAGGCTACTGAATGGAAAGTGGTATTTTAAACTTTTTGAAAATCCATGTATGGTGACAGAGGATATAATCTTGACAGATACAAATAATTGTAATTTTGACCAAATTATTGTCCCAAGTAACTTTCAGATGTTTGGCTATGACATACCAATTTATACAAATACCAGATATCCCATCCCTGTCGACCCACCGTTTGTACCAGATATAAACCCAACAGGTGTCTATAAAAGGGAGTTTTATATTTCTCAACAAGACTTAGACAAAGAAATATTTGTTGTATTTGAAGGGGTAGACTCAGCATTTTATGTATATATTAACCAAGTTGTTGAATAA